A region of Flavobacterium album DNA encodes the following proteins:
- a CDS encoding type II toxin-antitoxin system RelE/ParE family toxin — MGTRPVKWHPVAIESLRDIFDFVFEESPQNAVIVYHTLFELAETANLFPEKYPVEKRYKNPAVRFIPKWNFKIVYQILDDKILILKIFPTHQNPKKLKF, encoded by the coding sequence ATGGGTACAAGACCGGTTAAATGGCATCCTGTAGCTATTGAAAGCTTGAGGGATATTTTTGATTTTGTTTTTGAAGAAAGTCCACAAAATGCAGTCATAGTATATCACACACTATTTGAGTTGGCTGAAACTGCAAACCTTTTCCCTGAAAAGTATCCGGTAGAAAAACGCTATAAAAATCCGGCTGTACGATTTATCCCTAAATGGAATTTTAAAATTGTATATCAAATTCTGGATGATAAGATTCTTATTCTAAAGATATTCCCAACACATCAAAACCCTAAAAAACTAAAATTTTAA
- a CDS encoding serine hydrolase domain-containing protein, with protein MRFLRLLPYIFLLSILSCKKEDKQIAENTAATTGSPFYVAFNKLDKKYIKQKQTSVSHYYGKIWPKDDLSGGFLVAKNGEIIFEHYGGYSNRKDKSAITADTPIHLASVSKVLTAALVLKLIDGKQLDLDQKVNTILPEFPYETITIKMLLNHRSGLPNYAYFSDDRAIWDRSMLHNQDILNLLAEHKFNLYFQPDKKFGYCNTNYAILALVIEKVTEMNYREAMKKMIFEPLGMKNTFVFDYEKDKTKVSLSYKGNGVLYDFDFLDDVYGDKNIYSTPRDLLKFDLATYSKSFLDPKLYKQVFQGYSYEHKGEKNYGLGIRMHEWETGEKLFYHNGWWHGNTSSYVTLKSDTVTMIALSNKFSYKPYKIWKMSPMFGKYPIKEDKDDLPE; from the coding sequence ATGAGATTTTTACGACTATTACCCTATATATTCCTGCTCTCGATTTTATCATGTAAAAAAGAGGACAAGCAAATTGCCGAAAATACAGCCGCGACAACCGGATCACCATTTTATGTAGCTTTTAACAAGCTTGACAAAAAATATATAAAGCAAAAGCAAACAAGTGTTTCCCATTATTATGGCAAGATCTGGCCAAAAGATGACCTTAGTGGCGGTTTTTTAGTAGCTAAAAACGGAGAGATAATTTTTGAACATTACGGAGGCTATTCCAACAGGAAAGATAAATCGGCGATAACTGCCGATACACCTATACATCTCGCTTCTGTAAGCAAAGTGCTCACTGCTGCACTCGTACTGAAGCTGATTGACGGGAAACAGCTGGACCTCGACCAGAAAGTAAATACCATACTGCCTGAGTTCCCATATGAGACCATAACTATAAAGATGCTGCTGAACCATCGCAGCGGGCTTCCCAATTATGCCTATTTTAGCGATGACCGGGCTATCTGGGACCGTAGCATGCTTCACAATCAGGATATACTCAACCTATTAGCAGAACATAAATTCAATCTGTACTTCCAGCCCGACAAAAAATTCGGCTATTGTAATACCAATTATGCCATCCTTGCGCTTGTTATAGAGAAAGTTACTGAGATGAATTACCGAGAGGCAATGAAAAAGATGATCTTTGAGCCACTAGGCATGAAGAACACTTTTGTTTTCGATTACGAAAAAGATAAAACCAAAGTAAGCCTTTCCTATAAAGGCAATGGCGTGCTGTATGATTTCGATTTCCTTGACGATGTATATGGTGATAAGAATATTTATTCCACTCCGCGTGACCTGCTGAAATTCGACCTTGCCACCTATTCCAAAAGCTTCCTTGACCCGAAGCTTTACAAACAGGTTTTCCAGGGATATAGCTATGAGCATAAAGGCGAAAAGAATTATGGCCTGGGTATCCGTATGCATGAATGGGAAACCGGCGAAAAGCTGTTTTACCACAATGGCTGGTGGCATGGCAATACGTCTTCGTATGTTACACTGAAAAGTGATACCGTGACGATGATCGCATTGTCTAACAAATTCTCCTACAAGCCTTATAAGATATGGAAGATGTCTCCCATGTTTGGCAAGTATCCAATAAAAGAAGATAAAGACGATTTACCGGAATAA